The Marivirga tractuosa DSM 4126 genome contains the following window.
CCAACCCATTTTGTTATCGTGTTTTACTTCTACTCGTGTGGGATAATTTTTTGAGCTCGTTGTCATGGGAGCAATCACGATCGTCCTTAGGTATTTATTCATCTCGTTTGGAGAAATCACAACGCAAGGTCTAGTTTTTTGGATTTCACTGCCGATTGTAGGATTTAAATTGACTAAAACGATTTCGTACTGATTTATTTCCATTCGTTTAGGTTTTCATCCTCGAACACATCGTTAAATAGTAAACTGTCATCCTTATTGTCAGACATTTCCTTAAATGCCTTTTCCCACCCTTTTCGAGGTTTTGAAAGAGGCTTTATGATGATTTGGCCTTTTTCTAGAATCAGATCAACCTTATCTTTAATATTATATTTCTCTAAAATAGTCTTACTAAATCTTATTCCTTTAGAATTTCCTATCTGTACAACCGAAACTTCCATAATTCCTCTTTAATTAATGTAATTACAAAGTTACTACTTTCTGCTGGAAATAAGAAGATGAAGGTGAATTATTTTTAGGATTACAAGATTCGAATGGAGCAGAAATTAAGTCTAACGTTAGGTATAAGAAACGTAGGGCTATGCAAAATTTATAAAAGGATGGTGAAGTTGCATTCCACCTTACAAATTATCAAATAACCACAAAGCCCTATGTTTTCTTATATGGTGTTAGGCACTTTTATCTTTTTCTTCAAAATATTGCCATCCCACTAATTACTATCCATTTGTTTTCTTAATAAAATAATTTGAAATATAGACTAATAATGGTGTGGTTATCAACAAAGTTATGACTGTAATCCATTTAAAATTTTTGATAAAAGAGCCTTCTAGAATAAATGGAGAGTAAACTCCAATGAAAACAAGAACCATCAGCGAAAAAGCTATTATCCAATTATTCATTCTGGTCTTTTTTATCAAAAAAATGTGAAGAAGAGTTAAAGAAAAATAAACCCAATAAAAAGTAAGGAACATAAGAAAAGGATTCATCCAATTTATGCCGTTTCTATCTATAAAACTAGTATAAAATACACCGAACAAATAGTGACATAAAAAAATTATTAAACTACTAAAAAAGGCTACTTTAAGATTTTTCATGATCATTTTTTTTAATTACAGCCTAAGTCTGAAACTGATTTAGTTCCATTTAAAACAGCTTCTAATTCTTCTATATCAATTCTTTCTATTGATGATTCACCCACAGTTGCTGTACCTCCATTCTCAGTATCATTAATAAAATTTTTCAAGTTATTTTGCAAGCTTGACCAAATTTCTTCACCTCCTTCAAAAGCTCCTGCTGTATTCGGTAGTTCAGAAACTAATTCATCAAATGATTCAGCCACTCTGTCAACTCCCGCTGTATAAAATGTGTATGTGCCATCAGGATTTGCTGTTAATCCAAATTGACGATTACCACTTACCGGATGACTGTGGTCTTGAGAAGTATAAATAGTAGAAAATATCCATGACTGATTTTGCTGATCTGTGCAAAGTACAGAGCCGTCTTGTTGGCCGGGGAATATACCAAATAAGGAAACTGCAATATCAAACCTCATCACAGTGCCTAAGTAATTAGTGCTATTCCACCTTTGAGCCTCTGTCTGATTGTAAGGCCCAAAGCTTGTATTGTCATTAAAGCAGATGTCCGCAAAGTTTTCTCTTATGTAATTGAAGAACTCCCGTCCTGTAAATGTTTCACCAGTTGCTGGATTTTCTGG
Protein-coding sequences here:
- a CDS encoding type II toxin-antitoxin system PemK/MazF family toxin — encoded protein: MEINQYEIVLVNLNPTIGSEIQKTRPCVVISPNEMNKYLRTIVIAPMTTSSKNYPTRVEVKHDNKMGWIVLDQIRTVDKQRIIKTLDRLSKPEIKEVKSIIKETFVD
- a CDS encoding AbrB/MazE/SpoVT family DNA-binding domain-containing protein, with amino-acid sequence MEVSVVQIGNSKGIRFSKTILEKYNIKDKVDLILEKGQIIIKPLSKPRKGWEKAFKEMSDNKDDSLLFNDVFEDENLNEWK